The DNA sequence TTGTCGTAGCTCAGCAGCGTTTCCGACAGCCAGTTAAAGCGTGTGTAGCTGGTGCTGGTGGAGTTGGGCACCACCGGCGGCGGGGCAAAAATGCCGCCTACGCTGGCCGGGTTGAACGTGAACGCCGTGTTGTTGGCGTAGTTGATGTTGATGCTGTAGCGCAGGCGCAGCCCCGGCACAATCTCGTATTCGGCAAAGGTGCCGCCCAGGCCCTGGAGCGTTTTGCGGGTGGTGCCCGCGAATTCCAGGCTGTTGAGCGGGTTGGGCCCCGTGAACATCCCCGGTGAGGCTACGAACGGGGTGCGGTTGCCGTTGGCGTCGAGGGCCGGTACCAGTGGCGAGAGCCAGAGCGAGCGGGCCAGCACGTCCACGAAGCTGTTTTCGAAGTCGTTGCCCTGCTGGATGCCGTAAGTGGGGGCCAGGTTCAAACCCAGGCGAATTTTCTGGCCCACCTTGCCCTCCACACTGAGGCGGGCGGTGTAGCGCTTGTAGCCGGTGTAGCGCACCGTGCCCTCCTGGTTGAGATAGCCCAGCGAGAGGGCCGTACGCAGCTCTTCGGTGCCCTTGGTGAGGGTTGCGTTGAGGCTGCTCTGGGGGGCCGTGTGCAGGATTTCGTTGTACCAGTTGGTGCCCGCCCCGTACTGGCCCGAGTTGCGGAACTCTACCGGAATGTCGGCATCGGTCACCGCCACGCCCCGGGCCGCAAAATCGTCGGTGATGATGTCGCGCCGGTACTGGGCAAATTCCTGCCCGTTGAGCATCGGGGGTCGTTTTTTATTGGGCACCTGCTGGAAGCCAGTGTAGGCGCTCACGTCCAGGTTGGTCGCGCCGGCCTTGCCCCGCTTGGTCGTAATCACCACCACGCCGTTGGCCCCCCGCGAGCCGTAGATGGCCGTCGAAGAAGCGTCCTTCAGCACTGTAATTGTCTCAATATCGTCGGGGTTGAGCAAGTTCAGCGGGTTATCGACTTGCCCGAACGAGCTGGCAATCGGGAAGCCGTCAATCACGAACAGCGGCTGGTCGCCGGCCCCAATCGAGCCCGAGCCCCGCACCTTGATGGAGGTGCCCCCGCCCGGCGTGCCGGTCACATTGCTCACCTGCACGCCCGCCACCTGGCCGGCCAGCTTCTGGTCTACGCTCACCACCGGCAGGTCGCGCACGGCGCGGACGTCCACGGTGGCTACCGCGCCCGTCACGTCTTCGCGCTTCTGGGTGCCGTAGCCTACCACCACCACGTCTTCCAGACTGGCGGCGTTTTCAGCGAGCGATACGCTCAGGGGCTGGGCCTGGGGCACAGTCACGGGCACTTGCTTGGCCGTGTAGCCAATGGAAGAAACCAGCAACGTGTGGGGGCCATTGGGCACGGCACTGATGGTAAAATTGCCGTCGGGGCCCACCGAAGCCCCCAGCGTGGTGCCCTTCACCATTACGGTGGCGCCAATGGCTGGCCCACCCTTCGGGTCGAGTACCCGGCCAGTGAGGGCCCCCGTTTGGGCCAGCCCGCGGGTAGCCAGCGCCAACAAAGGCAGCAGTAGCCACAGAAAAAAGAGACGTTTTCTTTTCATGGGTAGGTTAGAAAAAAGAGTGAATAGGAAGGTAGATTTGATTGACAAGTACTTCACCGTCAGGTTAGGGCGGCACTTAGATCAGGTGTCGCGGCGGCAATAATTTTTTGCAGCAATCGGTTGCTTATATCAATCGATTGTTTTCACAGTTAGCAGGCAGTGAGTGGTACGCTAGCTGTCCGGGGCGTCAGCGCACGAAGGCCATGGCCACGCCGCCGTCTACATTGAGGACGTTGCCAGTGCTCTTGGCTAGCGAGCCGTCGACGAAGACGCGCACAGCCTTGGCGATGTCTTCCGCGAGCAGTTCTTCGCCCAGCAGCGTGCGCTTGGCATAGTGGGCGGGCAGTTCCTCTACCGAAATGCCGTAGGCCTTGGCCCGGCCGGCAGCCCAGTCACCTTCCCAGATTTTGGAGCCCCGCAGTACGGCGTCCGGGTTCACGGTGTTGACGCGGATTTTGTCGGGGCCCAGCTCGGCGGCCAGCAGGCGGCTCATGTGCAGCTGGGCAGCTTTGGCCGTGCCGTAGGCCACGTTGTTGGGGCCCGCCACGAGGCCATTCTTGCTGGCAATATTCACGATGTCGCCGCCCAGCGCCTGCTGGCGCAGGATGGCCACCGCCGCCTGGCTGACCAGGAACTGACCCTTCACAAGCACGTCGTTCAGGATATCCCAGTCGGCCTGGGTCGTCTCGGCCAGCGGCTTGCTGATGCTCAGGCCGGCGCAGTTCACCACAATGTCGACTCCCCCAAATTGCAGCGTCGCCTGCCGCAGCGACTCTGCAATGCTCTCAGCATTAGTCACGTCGATGGGCGCAGTGAGGGCGCTGTCATGGCCAAATTTCTTACGTAAGTCCGCCTGGGTTTCTTCGAGCCGGTCGCGGTCCACGGCCACCACGCAGGCCCCAAACTTCAGCAATTCCTCGCAGATGGCTTTGCCGATACCGCCGGTGCCGCCGGTCACGTAGGCCACCTTGCCCGAGAGGGCTTTGGGCGGGGCCATGCGCTGGAGCTTGGCTTCTTCGAGCAGCCAGTATTCGATGTTGAAGGCTTCCTGCTCGGGCAGGCCCTGGTAGGTGCTCACGGCCTCCGCGCCCTTCATTACGTTGATGGCGTTGGTGTAGAACTCGGCCGCCACGCGGGCCGTCTGCTTGTCCTTGGCGAAGGAGAACAGGCCCACGCCGGGCCAGAGGATAATCACCGGGTTAGCGTCGCGCATGGCCGGGCTATTGGCGTGCTTGCTGCGCTCATAGTAGGCCGCGTAGTCCTGGCGGTAGGCGGCAAACAGCCCTTCCAGGTAGGTTTTGACGGCGGCCGGATCGCCGCTCATCTGCTCGGGGTCGAGCACGAGCGGGCGGATTTTGGTGCGCAAAAAGTGGTCGGGGCAGCTGGTGCCTTTGGCGGCGAGGCGGGCCAGGTCGTGCGAGTTCACGAACTCCAGCACCCGGGCGTCGTCGGTGTAGTGGCCCAGCATGCGGCGCTGGCTGCTGGCCAGGCCGCGCAGCACGGGCAGGGCGGCGGCGGCCTGCGCGCGGCGCGCAGCCTCGTCGGGCCCCTGTTCGAGCTTCACGCCGCCGAATATGGGGCCCCGGCTACCATAGTTGGCTTCGAGGTAAGTGGCCGCCATCTCAATAATCTCTAGGGTATTGAGATATGAATCGTAGCTCGTTTCGCCCCAGGTAAACAGGCCGTGGCCACCCAGAATGACGCCGCGCAGGCCGGGGTTGTCGGCCACGATTTTCTCCAGCTGCAAGCCCAGGTCGAAGCCTGGCTTCTGCCAGGGCAGCCAGCCTAGGGTGTCGCCCCAGATTTCGTGCATGATGGCCTCGCCGTCCTTACTGGCGGCGATGGCGATGAGGGCGTCGGGGTGCAGGTGGTCGATGTGCTTGAAGGGCAGCAGCCCGTGCAGCGGCGTGTCGATGCTGGGCGTGGCGCACTTGGGGTCGAAGAGGCAGTACTCGAACAGGCCCACCATCTCGTCCTCAAATTCGAGGCCCCGGTAGCGGGCCTTGAGCTGGTGCAGCTTCTCGACGTAGAGGTTGGCGCAGCCGGCTTTGGTGAGCGTGCCGATGTCGCCGCCCGAGCCCTTCACCCACATCACCTCCACGGGCTGGCCACTCACGGGGTCGGTGGCCTGGATTTTGACCGACGTGTTGCCGCCGGCGTAGTTGGTCAGGCGCAGGTCGGCCCCCAGCAGGTTGGAGCGGTAGAGGAACAGGGCCACTTCATCGCCGGCCAGCGTGGCGGCTTTGGCTTCGTCCCAGAGGTAGCTGACGTGGCGGAAATTGAGGGTGTCTTTCATAGGGGAAGCGGGCAGCCGTCTGGGGCGGTAGAAGGGAAGCGCTGGCAAAATTTGCCGGGCGCCGGGCCCCCAACTTCCTGTACTCTCCTGCTTAGCGGCTTTTTTTTAGGGCCCGGCAAGGCCCAGCCCACCCACCAGCGGGGCCTATAGGCCAGCCAAAGCAGCTGGGGCCCCCAAAAAACACGGTTTAGTTTTTCGGCAGGCGCGCAGGCCCGCGGGCCTGCGCGCCGGTTTCGCTACTCACTGCGCCGCTTCGCGCGGTTAAAGACGAATGAGCAGCAGGGCCCACAAGGGGTAGGAGGGTGCAGGGAAGTGCAGGGAGGTGCAGGAAGGCTGGGAAAGCCAAAAGCCACAGTTTTGCTAAAAATCTTCCCGGCCCATGCTAGTTGCTCTCGGAGTTTTATTTCACGCGCTGGGCGGCTTCGCCTCGGGCAGCTTCTACTTGCCCTACAAGAAGGTGAACGGCTGGTCCTGGGAAAGCTACTGGCTGGTGGGCGGTCTGGTGTCGTGGCTGGTGGCGCCCTGGGTGCTGGGCCTGCTCACCGTGCCCCACCTGCTCGGCGTGCTCCGTCAAACCCCCGGCAGCACGCTGGCTTGGGTGTATTTCTGGGGCCTGCTGTGGGGCACGGGCGGGCTCACGTTTGGGCTGGCGATGCGCTACCTGGGGCTCTCGCTGGGCATGGCCTTCACGCTGGGGTTGTGCGCGGTGTTTGGCACGCTGGTGCCGCCGCTGTGGGCCGGCACGATGGGCCAGCTGATGGGCACCGCTTCGGGCCGATGCATCCTGCTGGGGCTGGGCGTGTGCGTGCTGGGTATCGTCATCTGCGGGCGGGCCGGGCTGCTCAAGGAAAAAACGCAGACCCAGGCCGAAAAGCGCGGCACCATTGCCGAGTTTGACTTGCGCAAGGGCATAGGCGTGGCCATTTTCAGCGGCATCATGAGCGCATGCATGTCCTTCGGGCTCACAGCCGGGCAGCCCATTGCCAAGCTGGCCGAGACCAACGGCACCAACCCGCTCTTCGTCAACAACGCCATCCTGGTCGTCATCCTCGCGGGCGGGCTTACCACCAACGCCGCGTGGTGCCTGTACTTAAACGTGAAGAACCACAGCTACACCGACTACCTGAACCCGTCGTTTCCGGCCCTGCGCAACGTCGTTTTCTGCGCCCTGGCGGGGCTGACGTGGTACTTCCAGTTCTTCTTCTACGGCATGGGCGACAGCCAAATGGGCCCCTACCGCTTCTCGGGCTGGACGCTGCACATGGCCTTTATCATCGCCTTCAGCAGCATGTGGGGCCTGTTGCTGCACGAGTGGCGTGGGGCCAGCCGGCTCACGCTGCGCACCATTTCGCTGGGCATCGGTTTGGTGGTGCTCTCCACCGTGGTAGTGGGCTACGGCAACTTCCTGGCTGAATGAGAGCCCGCGGGGCCAGCCGGATTTTTCTGGCCCGGCCCTGGTTATCGGTTACGCAAGCTTAAAAGTGTTAAGCTTGCGCAACCGTTCCGTTTTTTTTGTTCACTCAATGTACCAACTGCAACTCAATCCGCTTGACCAAATACCTAAGTACAAGCAGATTGTGCAGTCGGTTATTGCCGACATTGAGCGGGGGCACTTAACGGCGGGCGTGCAGCTGCCGTCCATCAGCGAGATGAGCGAGGAGTATTACCTGGCCCGCGACACGGTGGAGAAGGCCTACCGCGAGCTGCGCGAGCGCAACTTCATCACCTCGGTGCAGGGCAAGGGCTACTACGTGCTCTCGCGCGAGCTCGACAAGCCCAAAATTCTGCTGGTGTTCAACAAGCTCAGCTCGTACAAAAAGGAGATTTACTACGCCTTTCTGGAGGCGCTGGGCGACCGGGCTACCGTCGATTTGCACATTCACCACTACAGCGCCGAGCTGTTCAAGGGCATCATCGAGCGCAGCCTGGGCAAGTACAGCTACTACGTGGTGATGCCGCATTTCACCTACACCACGCCGCCCGAAGCTTACCTGAGCGTGCTGCGTACCATTCCGCCGGCCAAGCTGGTGCTGCTAGACAAAGACGTGCCGGAGCTGCACTACGACTGCCTGGCGGTGTACCAGGATTTTGCGCGCGACATCGGCGGGGCCCTGGACGCGGCGACCGCCGACCTGGTGAAGTACCCGCGGATGCGGATGATTTTGCCCAGCGACGACAACTACCCGGTGGAGATTGACCAAGGGTTTCGGCAGTTTTGCACCTACAACGACAAGGATTTTGCCGTGCGCGAAAACGCCCGCGACGAGGTGCTGGTGGCCGGCACCTGCTACGTGGTGGTGCGCGAAACCGACCTGGTGGAGCTGGTGAAGAAAGTGCGCCAGACTCCCTACCTGCTGGGCCGCGAAATCGGCATCATCAGCTTCAACGAAACGCCGTTGAAGGAGCTGCTGGGCATGACCGTCATCACGACCGACTTCCACCACATGGGCCGCACGGCGGCCACCCTGCTGCTGGCCGGGCGGCACGAGAAAGTGCGCAACCCGTTTAGCCTTATTCAGCGGGGCTCGATTTAAAACGGCCGCGGGCAGGAGAGTGCAGAAAGGTGGGGGCCCTAAAACCGCGGTGCTTTGCCTTACCGACGGGGCTCCGTTCGCCGGCGGATGGGGCCCCAACGCGCCCGCTTGTTTTCTTACCTAACCCCTCGTTGCGCATGCTCTCTTCCCAGCATCTTCACGACCTGAACGCGCCCTTCGTGGCGAACCACGAGTTCCAGTACGCACACCTGGGCGAAGTGCTCGACCAGCGGGAGGCCGCCAGCGCGGCCGGGGTGGTCGAGGAGCTGCGCCGGTTTCAGGTGGCCATCCCGAGCTGGGCCCTGGGTACGGGCGGCACCCGGTTCGGGCGTTTCCCCGGGGGCGGCGAGCCGCGCTCGTTGGCCGAAAAAATTACCGACGTGGCGCTCCTGCACCAGCTCAATGGCTCGTCGAATGCCATTTCGCTGCACATCCCCTGGGACATTCCCACCGACGTTGCCGCGGTGCAGCAGCAGCTAGCCGCGGCCGGCCTGCACATCGACTCGGTGAACTCCAATACCTTTCAGGACCAGTCCGCGCAGGCCCACAGCTATAAGTTCGGCTCGCTGGCCAGCACTGAGGCAGCCGTGCGCGCCCAGGCCGTGCAGCACAACATTGCCTGCATCGGCTACGGCCAGCAGCTGGGCACCAAAGTGCACACCGTGTGGCTGGCAGACGGCAGCAACTTCCCCGGCCAGCAGCACTTTCGGCGGGCCTACCAACGCACCCAGGAAAGCCTGGCCGCCATCTACGAGGCGCTACCCTCCGACTGGACCATGCTCGTCGAGTACAAGCCCTACGAGCCCAATTTTTACTCAATGGTGATTCCCGACTGGGGCACCTCGCTGGCCTTGTGCCAGAGCCTGGGCCGGCAGGCGCAGGTGCTCGTGGACCTGGGCCACCACCTGCCCAACACCAACATCGAGCAGATTGTGGGCCGCTTGCAGCACTTTGGGCGGCTGGGGGGCTTCCACTTCAACGGCTCCATGTACGGCGACGACGACCTGACGACCGGCAGTATCAAGCCCTTCCAGCTGTTCCTGATTTTCAACGAGCTAGTAGACTCTGCGCAGGATGCCACCGTGCGCAACCCGGCCGTGGCCTACATGATTGACGCTAGCCACAATACCAAGGACCCGCTCGAAGACCTACTGCAATCGACCGACAACATCCTTACCGCCTACGCAAAGGCCCTGCTCGTGGACCGGCCGGCGCTGGCAGCCGCCCAGGAAGCCAACGACGCGGCCCTGGCCGAAGACCTGCTGCGCGACGCCTTTTTGATCGACGTGCGGCCCCTGGTGGCCGAGGCCTACCGCCAAAGCGGCGGGGCCCTGCGGCCGGTGGCGGCCTACCGCCAGGTGGGCCACCGCGCCGGCCTCATCGACCAACGGGGCCGGCTAGCCGTGGCGACCGGCCTATGAAAAAGGCCATCTACGCCATCTTCGACGTGGGCAAGACCAACAAGAAGCTGCTGCTGTTTGACGAGCACCACCACCTGCTGGACGAGCACCAGCAGGTGTACCTCGAAACCGTGGACGACGACGGCTTCCCCTGCGAAACGTTGGATCGGCTCAGCCACTGGGTACTGGACCACTGGCAGCAGCTGCGTCAGCACCCGCAGTACCAGCTGCGGGGCGTCAACTTTACCGCCTACGGGGCCAGCTTTGTGCACCTGGGGGCCAGTGGCCAGCCGGTGGCCCCGCTCTACAACTACCTCAAGCCCTTGCCTGAGCGCATCGCCGAGCAGTTTTATGCCAGCCTGGGCGACGACGCCGCGGACTTTGCCGCCGTCAGCGGCTCGCCCTGGCTAGGCCTGCTCAACTCGGGCCTGCAGCTCTACTGGCTCAAGCACGCCAAGCCGGCGCTGTACGCCCGCGTGCACACCTCCCTGCACCTACCCCAGTACCTGTCGTACCTAATTACGGGCGAGAAATTTAGCGACTACACCTCCGTGGGCTGCCACACGGGGCTCTGGGACTTTACCCGCCGCGACTACCACGCCTGGGTGCGGCGCGAGGGCCTGGACCAGAAGCTGGCCCCGCTGCTGCAAGACCCCGTGGCGGCGGTGGTGGACGGGGTGCTGGTGGGCGCGGGCCTGCACGACTCGTCGGCGGCGCTGCTGCCTTACCTGAGCCAGCCCACCCAGCCTTTTTTGCTCGTGAGCACCGGTACCTGGGCCATCACGTTCAACCCCTTCAACCGGCAGCCCCTCACCCCCGAGCTGCTGCGGCGCGACTGCCTAAGCTACCTCTCCCCGGCTGGCCACGCGGTGCCGGCGGCTCGCCTGTTTCTGGGCCGCGAGCACGACCACCAAGTGGCGCGCATCGCCGACCACTTCCACATCCGGCCCGAGCTGCGCACGGAGTTTTACAGATCGCAGCGGCAGGCGCAGCCCGCCGACCCGCGGGCCGCGCCCTTCCGGCCGTGGTGTATGTACGGCACGGGCCCCTACCCCGAGCAGCCCGCCGAAGCCTGGGACTTGTCAGGATTTCGCACGGCCATCGATGCCTATCAGCACCTGCTGCGTGGGTTGGTAGACCTGCTGGCTACCTCCATCCGCTTAGTGCGGCAGGCCGAGAAAACCATTTTTGTGGACGGGGGTTTTGCCCGCAACCAGCTGTTTTTAAAGGTATTAGGTGAAGCCTTCCCCGACGCGACCATCCAAACCCTGGAAGTGCCGCAGGCCACCGCCCTCGGGGCCCTGCTGCATCTGGAGGGAGGCCTAGCGCACAAAAAGCCCGAACTTCTACTCACGTAGCGGGACGGGTTTACCTCGAATAATCAGCGCGCCCGCGCGCGTTTGCCAACGGTTATGAAAGTCGCTTTATTCGTGCCCTGCTACGTGGACCAGTTCTACCCGCAGGTGGCCATTGCCTCGTTGCAGCTGTTGGAAAAGCTGGGCGTGCGGGCCGTGTTTCCGGCCCAGCAAACGTGCTGCGGCCAGCCCATGGCCAACAGCGGCTGCGAGCAGGACGCCAAGCCGGTGTACCACCATTTTGTCGAGACGTTCCAGGACTACGACTACGTGGTGGGGCCGGCCGGTAGCTGCGTGTACCACGTGCGCAAGCACTTCGACATCATCGACCAGACCCCCGCCGTGCAGCACGTGCGCACGGCCACTGTGGAGCTGTTCGACTTCATTACCAGCATTTTGGGCGTAACGGAACTGCCGGGCCGCTTCCCGCACCAGGTCGGCCTGCACCTGAGCTGCCACGGCCAGCGCGGGTTGCACCAGGCCAACGAATCGGAGATGACGCCCGTGCGCGACGGCCAGCTGCGCCGCCTGCTGGCGGGGCTGGAAGGCCTGACCCTGACCGAATTGGACCGCAACGATGAGTGTTGCGGCTTCGGGGGCACGTTTTGCGTGAGCGAGGCCGGCATCTCGGCCCGCATGGGCCAGGACCGGGTGGCCGACCACCTGCGCCACGGCACGCAAGTGCTTACCGGCGGCGACATGAGCTGCCTGATGCACCTGGAGGGCCTCGTGCGCCGCCGGCAGCTGCCCCTGCAAGTGCGCCACGCAGCCGAAATCTTTAATCAAGCTTTTGCATGAGCCAGTCCCCTACCCACGCCCAACGCTCGGATGTTTTTTTGCTCGATGCCGAGCGCACCACTTGGCACGACGAGACGCTCTGGTTCGTGCGCCAGAAGCGCGACAAGGCCGTGTACGCCACGCCCGAGTTCCAGGAGCTACGCCAGCTGGCGTCCGACATCAAAGACCACACGTTGAGTCAGTTGGCGGAATATCTGGAGCAGTTTGAGGCCGCCGCGCTGGCCAACGGCGTACGCGTGCACTGGGCCGCCGATGCTGATGAGCACAACGCCATCGTGCTGGGCATCGTCCGGGCGGCAGGGGCCAGCCGGGTGGTCAAAAGCAAGTCGATGCTCACCGAAGAGTGCCACCTCAACCCGCACCTGCTGGCCAACGGCGTGGAGGTCATTGACAGCGACCTGGGCGAGCGCATCATCCAGCTGCGCGGCGAGGCCCCCAGCCACGTGGTGCTGCCCGCCATCCACCTCAAAAAGGAAGACGTAGGCGAAACCTTCTGGCAGCACCTGGGCACCGAAAAAGGCCTCACCGACCCGCAGCAGCTTACCGAGGCCGCCCGCCAGCACCTGCGCGAAAAGTTTTTGGCGGCCGAAGTGGCCATCTCAGGCGTGAATTTCGCGGTGGCGGAAACCGGTTCGGTGGTGGTGTGCACCAACGAGGGCAACGCGGATTTGGCCATCGGGTTAGCCCGCGTGCACATCGCCTGCATGGGCATGGAAAAGCTGCTACCACGGCTGTCGGATCTGGCCGTGTTCACGCGGCTGCTCACGCGCTCGGCCACCGGGCAGCCCATCACTACCTATACTTCGCACTTCACCCGGCCCGCGCCGGGGAAGGAAATGCACGTCGTCATTGTGAACAATGGCCGCAGCCAGCAGCTGGGCCGGCCCGATTTCCGGGCCTCGCTCAAGTGCATCCGTTGCGGGGCGTGCATGAACACCTGCCCGGTGTACCGGCGCAGCGGTGGCCACAGCTACGATTTCACCATTCCGGGGCCCATCGGGGCCATTCTCTCCCCTAACATCGACATGCGCCAGCACGTCTCGCTGCCTTTCGCCAGCACGCTTTGCGGCTCGTGCACGGACGTATGCCCGGTCAAGATTGACATCCACACGCAGCTTTATAAGTGGCGGCAGGTGCTGGGCGCCGAGGGGATGCTGCCGGCCAGTAAAAAGTACAGCATGAAGCTGTTGAGCCGCGTCTTGGCCCGCCCCGGCCTGTTCAAAGCCGGGGGCGTAGCGGCGCGGCTAGGGCTTCGCCTAGTGCCTCATGCCCTCAGCCACGCGCCGGGTTATAACCCCTGGGCTATTGCCCGCGAGCTGCCCGCGCCGCCCAAGCAGAGTTTCCGCGAGTGGTACGCGCACCAATCTTCAGTTTCTGCTAAATGAGCACGCGTGCGCGCATGCTAGCCGCCGTGCGGGCTAGCCAGCCGGCGGCCCTACCTCTGCCCGCCGTGCCCCTTTTCGAAGGCGAAGCCTCGGTAGGGAAATTTACAACCGTGCTGGAAAGCATTGGGGGCCAAGTGGTATCGTTATCCCACTTGAACCAGCTAGCCGCTACCGTAGCCCTCCGCTACCCCAGCGAGTACCGCGTGGCCTCGGCCCTGCTGCGGACCACCGTAGCCGTAAATGCAGCTACCGCAGCTACCATCTTGGAAAGCATCGACTTAGCCGTGCTGCGCGGCGCGTTTGGCGTGGCCGAAAATGGCAGCGTGTGGCTGCCCGAAGCAGCCATGCTGCACCGCGCCCTGCCTACCATCGCCCAGCACCTAGTACTCGTGCTTGACCGGCGCGACCTGGTGGCTACTATGCACCATGCTTATGGCCGGCTAGCCAGCCAACCGGGCGGCTACGGCATTTTTTTGGCCGGTCCTTCCAAAACAGCCGATATTGAGCAGTCGCTGGTAATTGGGGCGCACGGAGCCCGTAGCCTTACGGTGCTATTGTGTTAGTCGCAGTTGTCCAGTCTTTGAGGCGACAGTTTTCAAGGCCTATAGCAAAAGCTCTATCCTCCAACCGGCCACGCACGAGGTGGGTTTCGGTGCTGAAGTACGTTTACCTTGACCTCATCTAGGTGTAGAGTCCCAGCCTGTGATGGGGTATTTCCGGGCTTGTAATTTCGCATGAAACGATGGTGCAGTTACGCCACGGCAGCGCCCACCCAACTCCGGCCGTACGGCGCACCACCCAACGCAACCAGGCAAGCCTGCCAACACTCGTCCAGCGGCACGGGCTCGACTCCAAAACCGTGGTGAAAAGACGTAGACGCACCACCACGCAGGACGCAGGGATGGGCCCCACGCCGGCTTCTGCAGTACTTACCGTAGCCAAGGAAGCCATTGCCGTCGCCTTTCGACTACCGACGTTGCGGCCCTTGGACGACTGTTTGTACGCCCTGCAGGCCACGATCCCTCATCTAAGCCGCTTGGCGCTGCACCGCCGTTTTCAGCGCTGAGGCCGCCGCCTACCCTTACCAGTCGAAGACGGCCAGTCACCGCAGAAAAAGAAGGTTAAAGACCATCCATTGGCTACGTGCGCTTCGATTTTGCCGAAGTCCGCCCGGAAGAAGGCAAGCGCTATTTGTTTGTCCCTATTGACCGCACCAACAACTGGCCGCCGCCTTGGCCGCGGGGCTAATGCCCGCCGAGATGGGCCGCAGCCT is a window from the Hymenobacter nivis genome containing:
- a CDS encoding LutC/YkgG family protein — its product is MSTRARMLAAVRASQPAALPLPAVPLFEGEASVGKFTTVLESIGGQVVSLSHLNQLAATVALRYPSEYRVASALLRTTVAVNAATAATILESIDLAVLRGAFGVAENGSVWLPEAAMLHRALPTIAQHLVLVLDRRDLVATMHHAYGRLASQPGGYGIFLAGPSKTADIEQSLVIGAHGARSLTVLLC